TGCAGCGTATCCCTCCCACCTGTAGCGCTTTGCCCAAAGCTGAATGAGGGCTTAGGGGCTTTTGCTGCTGGGGTCTCGCTGTCTGCCAGCTTCCCAAATGTGAAGGTAGGTGCTTTGGGCTGGTCTGCAGATGGATCTACCATAAAGAAGGAAAAGCCTCCAGGGGGAGCCGATGCCTCCGCCCCTTTACTAGCAGCACTGAACAGGAACCCAGACCCCATAGAGGCCTCCTTCTCAGGCTTCCCAAAGGTGAAAGGGTCCTTGTCTTTCTCTAGCAATTCCTCAAATATGCTGCCCCCTAGTGGTGTAGCCAGGGTAGGAGGCTCAGCCAGCTTCCCAAAAATAGGAGCTGATGCTGTTGTGGTGGTTTCTGTAGAAGCTCCACTGTCGTTCTCTGTAGAGACAGGAAGGCTTAAAGTAGAGGTGGTGGTTGAGGAGAACCCTCCATCCGAGGGTTTGCTCTCCGTGCTAGCAGCTGCTGTAGTGCCGAACGAGATCCCACCGCTGATGCCAAATTTGAACCCGGCACCCATACTCGGGGCTTCAGCCTTCCTCCCCTCGTCCACTGCAGGGGTGGAAGCAGTAGATGCTCCAAATTTGAAGCCCTCTGTGGAGCTGCCGAATTTGAAGCCTGCAGAGCTGCTGGTGTCTGAGGTGGTGTCTGATGAGGCAGCTGCACCGAATTTGAAGCCCCTTGAAGAGGAGTCAGAGAGGGTGCCGCCGAATTTGAAGCCCCCAGAACCAGAGGCCGAGTCCGATGACACCCCCATGCCAAACTTGAATCCCCCTGAGCAGGTGTCAGACGAGGACTGGATACCAAATGACGAGGAACCGAATGCTGAAAGAGACGGAGGATCACATGAATTAACTACTTCAGTATTCTGTATGAATTTCCTTAGCCTAGTTCAGGCTTCACATCTCTCCTCACTAATATCAAAGATCTTGCTACAATGACAAAGCCCTCTAACGAAGCCTCTATAACACACAAAGATGGCAGTTGACAGCTGTACGTACCTTTAGGCTCTACTAAGGCCCCAGGCTTGGGGGTCTGACAGGCCACACACGCCTGGTCTGCTCCCTTGTTCTGAACACAGCAAACGTCACACTCCCACGCTCCATCTGGCTTCTTGAACTGGGCCCCAAAGCCTAGTAGAGGAGTGATGCTGACAGGGGCGGGAGTTAGAGACTGAGTCGCTGCCGTCACTCCTGTTAGGTAGATGAAGATATGAGCGATAAGCAAAAATATAAACATCAATTTGCACCAGATTtctttaaaatacttttttgaagatCTTCTGATGCAAAATTAACAGTGGGCCAAGATAGCAGTATTGAGACAAACACTCAATGGCAACTTCGTGAGAAAAAAACATTAagctaaaaacaaaaaaaacaaccagGTTGTTCCCTCTTCTCATTACCTGGCTTAGTGCTCGTACAGGAAACACACTTGATGTCCTGCGCCTTGTTCTGCACCATGCACATGTCACACTCCCACGCTCCCTCCGGCTTCTTAAACTTGTCCCCGAAGCCCAAGAAGGGGGCAGCAGCGGGCAGAGTCTTAGCCTCCGAGAAGGCATGCAGAGTCAGTGTGGCTTTAACTCCAGACCCAGGCTTGGCTGTCTCACAGGCTACACATTTGACTGCTTGAGACTTGTTCTGAACCAGACAAGTGTCACAGTCCCAGCTTCCCGCAGACTTTGTGAACAGGGCTCCAAAACCAGCAGCGCTAGTGGTGGTGGAACCCTCCAGCCCGGACAACGTTGTGAAGTGTTCACTGTCAGTCTTCGCTAAAGTAGAGTTTGGATGTGGGGTCATGCAGGCCACACACTTTGTGGCAGTGGGTTTGTTCCTAACCATGCAGACGTCACAGTCCCAGGAGCCTGTTGGCGCTTTGAACAAGTCCCCAAGGGAGGGGGCAGTGGACAGGGCTGGGGTCTCCTGGGGGGCTTTGGGGGCAGGGGAGGTCCGAGTAACAGGAACGGCAAACCCTATGGGAAAGAGATGGGGTTAAAAACCACCCTAAAACCAGAAATGAATATAAAGACACTATTTGAAAATACACTCATTTAAACCCACCATTAAAAAGAGCCACAACACTGTCATGACAAATTACATAAGTAATGACAAATGATGGCAGATGACTTGTAAGTCGTATAAGAGAGATCAGGTAAAGCGTTACTAGAAACGTCAAGGTTCTGTATTCATGTTGCCGTCATTCTCACCAGGTCCTTTGAGGAGCTCCAGCACACTGCCCTGTTTCAACATCTTGGCTGGTTTAAACGGCCCTTCAAACTCCTCCATGCTCTCACTGGCAGCATGCTTCACTACAGAGATACCAATGCAAACAGAAGACAACCATTAGGTATGAAATTGGTTTCCCTTTAAATCAAGGCTTGTATCTGGTTCTCATCCCACTCTTACCTGCTGCCACTACTGGGGTGACCATCTTCCCGTTGGATAGTGACAGACACGTTTTCACTACAGGTGCACTGAAGGTAAATCCAGACTAAGAGACAGAAGATGGTCAGCATCTCACCATTGTTGAATGTCAGAACAGAAACAATATTCTAAGGGGGTCAAACTGTCATCATAGCAGGTATACTCAAGCTGCGGGACTTACAGACGGGGAAAAGGATGGTGGGCTAGCAGCAGTTGTCATGACAATAGGGGAGGAGAAAGTGAAAggtgtggagggaggggtggagggtgctGTAGTCAGTGGCACCTGAAAGACAGACAGATTTCATGGTATTTAGGATGGACACAACACATTTGGATACATTGAAATAAAGCCAACTTAAGATATCAAAAGTCAATAGCcatgtaccaaatggcaccctaaatagtgcactactttaaagcAGGGCCCTATtgggccaaaagtagtgcacttttaAGGGAATAAGGTGCCCTATGGGACACAGTCAAATGGAGCTGGACGGACCTCGTTAGTGACGGGCTCCACCAGGACAGGTGTGGTAGTGACAACAGGCTTGGGGTTGGGGAAGCTAAAGCTGGGCAGACTGATTGAGGTGTTGGCCGGCAGGGCCGGTAGCTCAGCAATCTGAAGAGAGGGGTCAGAGTGTAGAAAACCATTAGCAGTACTATACATTAACCAGAATATCTATACTACACATAGCAGCATATGGCAATAATTGCCTTGCACAATTAGACAATGGTTTCAACCCAACCACCCGCCCAGAAACATTTCAGAACCAACCAATCATTTATTGCCTGGATCACAAACTTCTCGCCAGACAGAATAGAAGGGGTCATATAGATAAGAGATGTGTACCCACCTCATCTTCAGGTTGTTTGGACGAGGGTCTTGTGCTGgtcctctccctcttcatcttcCCTCCTCCTGACCCTGTGCTGCTGGTTGCAGGAGTGCTGGACAGAGGGTAGGTGGGCAGGCTGCTGCTGCTTGTGCTTTGACAAGGATATGCCACTGCTTCAGGAATCAGAGGGGATTGTCTTGTGGGCTGGAAAGGAAGGAGTAAAGGGTAGGGTTAAACATGAAGCATAAATACATCTGGTTCTATGGACTGGCT
This window of the Oncorhynchus keta strain PuntledgeMale-10-30-2019 chromosome 20, Oket_V2, whole genome shotgun sequence genome carries:
- the LOC118399615 gene encoding nuclear pore complex protein Nup153-like isoform X2, with the protein product MAATGGGKIRSRRYHIASKPYAKSKQQSGLISRVTDTVKSIVPSWMQKYFTNGEAAEGGGAMLGEEPNSQAPPNGSEEVDPLPDGRDSAEPATRNTEPSTSRVSLNFQDVLSRPPLNRSHLHFPSLDSTPALGSPSSLFSQPSTSSAPFAGGPFAGASTSFSLVKEIKDNSSQHEDDNISTTSGFSSRASEKDVPNFKTTSLPQLCSPEMDRPQQSQSSLKKPAFNLSVFGTSSTVSVSQSSQSSTSTLNSSVLNSSQLGDSPFYPGKTTYGGAAAVRTARSRTATPYQAPLRRQIKAKPAGAPPCGVTSATARRILQSLERMSSPLADAKRIPSTVSSPLSKFPDGSTLDLSHFQAPKKRLDSPLPPVQKLVIPAAALVSGSRPMSFRPSLTPRGLTQTPGGTPTRQSPLIPEAVAYPCQSTSSSSLPTYPLSSTPATSSTGSGGGKMKRERTSTRPSSKQPEDEIAELPALPANTSISLPSFSFPNPKPVVTTTPVLVEPVTNEVPLTTAPSTPPSTPFTFSSPIVMTTAASPPSFSPSSGFTFSAPVVKTCLSLSNGKMVTPVVAAVKHAASESMEEFEGPFKPAKMLKQGSVLELLKGPGFAVPVTRTSPAPKAPQETPALSTAPSLGDLFKAPTGSWDCDVCMVRNKPTATKCVACMTPHPNSTLAKTDSEHFTTLSGLEGSTTTSAAGFGALFTKSAGSWDCDTCLVQNKSQAVKCVACETAKPGSGVKATLTLHAFSEAKTLPAAAPFLGFGDKFKKPEGAWECDMCMVQNKAQDIKCVSCTSTKPGVTAATQSLTPAPVSITPLLGFGAQFKKPDGAWECDVCCVQNKGADQACVACQTPKPGALVEPKAFGSSSFGIQSSSDTCSGGFKFGMGVSSDSASGSGGFKFGGTLSDSSSRGFKFGAAASSDTTSDTSSSAGFKFGSSTEGFKFGASTASTPAVDEGRKAEAPSMGAGFKFGISGGISFGTTAAASTESKPSDGGFSSTTTSTLSLPVSTENDSGASTETTTTASAPIFGKLAEPPTLATPLGGSIFEELLEKDKDPFTFGKPEKEASMGSGFLFSAASKGAEASAPPGGFSFFMVDPSADQPKAPTFTFGKLADSETPAAKAPKPSFSFGQSATDAAASKPVFGFMSTPTTSTSTTPAPRLFGPTSSTTPAPIPDPSTFLFGQSASSEATPAKSFLFGQSQDSLPAPAASLNPCPAQPFLFGSGPNTAAPSFAFGAAPLSTALSTAPSAAPAQFVFSPASSSGFGSGQAPTFGQGTSQPNAPAFGSPAPSPFSATASQPPAFGGKANSVPVFDHQANSTPAFGSSTPAAPGGGFQFGGVGAFGTSSNSTGVFAFGGVPGGSPASSATPSMAPQPSAPGGGFNFIGSTKSTTFTAAPAGQNSIARRKIKTAVRRKK
- the LOC118399615 gene encoding nuclear pore complex protein Nup153-like isoform X1, whose amino-acid sequence is MAATGGGKIRSRRYHIASKPYAKSKQQQSGLISRVTDTVKSIVPSWMQKYFTNGEAAEGGGAMLGEEPNSQAPPNGSEEVDPLPDGRDSAEPATRNTEPSTSRVSLNFQDVLSRPPLNRSHLHFPSLDSTPALGSPSSLFSQPSTSSAPFAGGPFAGASTSFSLVKEIKDNSSQHEDDNISTTSGFSSRASEKDVPNFKTTSLPQLCSPEMDRPQQSQSSLKKPAFNLSVFGTSSTVSVSQSSQSSTSTLNSSVLNSSQLGDSPFYPGKTTYGGAAAVRTARSRTATPYQAPLRRQIKAKPAGAPPCGVTSATARRILQSLERMSSPLADAKRIPSTVSSPLSKFPDGSTLDLSHFQAPKKRLDSPLPPVQKLVIPAAALVSGSRPMSFRPSLTPRGLTQTPGGTPTRQSPLIPEAVAYPCQSTSSSSLPTYPLSSTPATSSTGSGGGKMKRERTSTRPSSKQPEDEIAELPALPANTSISLPSFSFPNPKPVVTTTPVLVEPVTNEVPLTTAPSTPPSTPFTFSSPIVMTTAASPPSFSPSSGFTFSAPVVKTCLSLSNGKMVTPVVAAVKHAASESMEEFEGPFKPAKMLKQGSVLELLKGPGFAVPVTRTSPAPKAPQETPALSTAPSLGDLFKAPTGSWDCDVCMVRNKPTATKCVACMTPHPNSTLAKTDSEHFTTLSGLEGSTTTSAAGFGALFTKSAGSWDCDTCLVQNKSQAVKCVACETAKPGSGVKATLTLHAFSEAKTLPAAAPFLGFGDKFKKPEGAWECDMCMVQNKAQDIKCVSCTSTKPGVTAATQSLTPAPVSITPLLGFGAQFKKPDGAWECDVCCVQNKGADQACVACQTPKPGALVEPKAFGSSSFGIQSSSDTCSGGFKFGMGVSSDSASGSGGFKFGGTLSDSSSRGFKFGAAASSDTTSDTSSSAGFKFGSSTEGFKFGASTASTPAVDEGRKAEAPSMGAGFKFGISGGISFGTTAAASTESKPSDGGFSSTTTSTLSLPVSTENDSGASTETTTTASAPIFGKLAEPPTLATPLGGSIFEELLEKDKDPFTFGKPEKEASMGSGFLFSAASKGAEASAPPGGFSFFMVDPSADQPKAPTFTFGKLADSETPAAKAPKPSFSFGQSATDAAASKPVFGFMSTPTTSTSTTPAPRLFGPTSSTTPAPIPDPSTFLFGQSASSEATPAKSFLFGQSQDSLPAPAASLNPCPAQPFLFGSGPNTAAPSFAFGAAPLSTALSTAPSAAPAQFVFSPASSSGFGSGQAPTFGQGTSQPNAPAFGSPAPSPFSATASQPPAFGGKANSVPVFDHQANSTPAFGSSTPAAPGGGFQFGGVGAFGTSSNSTGVFAFGGVPGGSPASSATPSMAPQPSAPGGGFNFIGSTKSTTFTAAPAGQNSIARRKIKTAVRRKK
- the LOC118399615 gene encoding nuclear pore complex protein Nup153-like isoform X3, with amino-acid sequence MAATGGGKIRSRRYHIASKPYAKSKQQQSGLISRVTDTVKSIVPSWMQKYFTNGEAAEGGGAMLGEEPNSQAPPNGSEEVDPLPDGRDSAEPATRNTEPSTSRVSLNFQDVLSRPPLNRSHLHFPSLDSTPALGSPSSLFSQPSTSSAPFAGGPFAGASTSFSLVKEIKDNSSQHEDDNISTTSGFSSRASEKDVPNFKTTSLPQLCSPEMDRPQQSQSSLKKPAFNLSVFGTSSTSTLNSSVLNSSQLGDSPFYPGKTTYGGAAAVRTARSRTATPYQAPLRRQIKAKPAGAPPCGVTSATARRILQSLERMSSPLADAKRIPSTVSSPLSKFPDGSTLDLSHFQAPKKRLDSPLPPVQKLVIPAAALVSGSRPMSFRPSLTPRGLTQTPGGTPTRQSPLIPEAVAYPCQSTSSSSLPTYPLSSTPATSSTGSGGGKMKRERTSTRPSSKQPEDEIAELPALPANTSISLPSFSFPNPKPVVTTTPVLVEPVTNEVPLTTAPSTPPSTPFTFSSPIVMTTAASPPSFSPSSGFTFSAPVVKTCLSLSNGKMVTPVVAAVKHAASESMEEFEGPFKPAKMLKQGSVLELLKGPGFAVPVTRTSPAPKAPQETPALSTAPSLGDLFKAPTGSWDCDVCMVRNKPTATKCVACMTPHPNSTLAKTDSEHFTTLSGLEGSTTTSAAGFGALFTKSAGSWDCDTCLVQNKSQAVKCVACETAKPGSGVKATLTLHAFSEAKTLPAAAPFLGFGDKFKKPEGAWECDMCMVQNKAQDIKCVSCTSTKPGVTAATQSLTPAPVSITPLLGFGAQFKKPDGAWECDVCCVQNKGADQACVACQTPKPGALVEPKAFGSSSFGIQSSSDTCSGGFKFGMGVSSDSASGSGGFKFGGTLSDSSSRGFKFGAAASSDTTSDTSSSAGFKFGSSTEGFKFGASTASTPAVDEGRKAEAPSMGAGFKFGISGGISFGTTAAASTESKPSDGGFSSTTTSTLSLPVSTENDSGASTETTTTASAPIFGKLAEPPTLATPLGGSIFEELLEKDKDPFTFGKPEKEASMGSGFLFSAASKGAEASAPPGGFSFFMVDPSADQPKAPTFTFGKLADSETPAAKAPKPSFSFGQSATDAAASKPVFGFMSTPTTSTSTTPAPRLFGPTSSTTPAPIPDPSTFLFGQSASSEATPAKSFLFGQSQDSLPAPAASLNPCPAQPFLFGSGPNTAAPSFAFGAAPLSTALSTAPSAAPAQFVFSPASSSGFGSGQAPTFGQGTSQPNAPAFGSPAPSPFSATASQPPAFGGKANSVPVFDHQANSTPAFGSSTPAAPGGGFQFGGVGAFGTSSNSTGVFAFGGVPGGSPASSATPSMAPQPSAPGGGFNFIGSTKSTTFTAAPAGQNSIARRKIKTAVRRKK
- the LOC118399615 gene encoding nuclear pore complex protein Nup153-like isoform X4, which translates into the protein MAATGGGKIRSRRYHIASKPYAKSKQQSGLISRVTDTVKSIVPSWMQKYFTNGEAAEGGGAMLGEEPNSQAPPNGSEEVDPLPDGRDSAEPATRNTEPSTSRVSLNFQDVLSRPPLNRSHLHFPSLDSTPALGSPSSLFSQPSTSSAPFAGGPFAGASTSFSLVKEIKDNSSQHEDDNISTTSGFSSRASEKDVPNFKTTSLPQLCSPEMDRPQQSQSSLKKPAFNLSVFGTSSTSTLNSSVLNSSQLGDSPFYPGKTTYGGAAAVRTARSRTATPYQAPLRRQIKAKPAGAPPCGVTSATARRILQSLERMSSPLADAKRIPSTVSSPLSKFPDGSTLDLSHFQAPKKRLDSPLPPVQKLVIPAAALVSGSRPMSFRPSLTPRGLTQTPGGTPTRQSPLIPEAVAYPCQSTSSSSLPTYPLSSTPATSSTGSGGGKMKRERTSTRPSSKQPEDEIAELPALPANTSISLPSFSFPNPKPVVTTTPVLVEPVTNEVPLTTAPSTPPSTPFTFSSPIVMTTAASPPSFSPSSGFTFSAPVVKTCLSLSNGKMVTPVVAAVKHAASESMEEFEGPFKPAKMLKQGSVLELLKGPGFAVPVTRTSPAPKAPQETPALSTAPSLGDLFKAPTGSWDCDVCMVRNKPTATKCVACMTPHPNSTLAKTDSEHFTTLSGLEGSTTTSAAGFGALFTKSAGSWDCDTCLVQNKSQAVKCVACETAKPGSGVKATLTLHAFSEAKTLPAAAPFLGFGDKFKKPEGAWECDMCMVQNKAQDIKCVSCTSTKPGVTAATQSLTPAPVSITPLLGFGAQFKKPDGAWECDVCCVQNKGADQACVACQTPKPGALVEPKAFGSSSFGIQSSSDTCSGGFKFGMGVSSDSASGSGGFKFGGTLSDSSSRGFKFGAAASSDTTSDTSSSAGFKFGSSTEGFKFGASTASTPAVDEGRKAEAPSMGAGFKFGISGGISFGTTAAASTESKPSDGGFSSTTTSTLSLPVSTENDSGASTETTTTASAPIFGKLAEPPTLATPLGGSIFEELLEKDKDPFTFGKPEKEASMGSGFLFSAASKGAEASAPPGGFSFFMVDPSADQPKAPTFTFGKLADSETPAAKAPKPSFSFGQSATDAAASKPVFGFMSTPTTSTSTTPAPRLFGPTSSTTPAPIPDPSTFLFGQSASSEATPAKSFLFGQSQDSLPAPAASLNPCPAQPFLFGSGPNTAAPSFAFGAAPLSTALSTAPSAAPAQFVFSPASSSGFGSGQAPTFGQGTSQPNAPAFGSPAPSPFSATASQPPAFGGKANSVPVFDHQANSTPAFGSSTPAAPGGGFQFGGVGAFGTSSNSTGVFAFGGVPGGSPASSATPSMAPQPSAPGGGFNFIGSTKSTTFTAAPAGQNSIARRKIKTAVRRKK